In the Leisingera caerulea DSM 24564 genome, GGCTTGATGCGCAACCATATCCATCCGATTATCGGACGGCGGCCTGTTGCGGACCTAACCTCCGCCGAAATCCGGGATGCGCTTGAGAAAGTGCGGAAGGTAAATCCGAACGTGGCAAAGGCTGCCCGGACCCGTCTGATCGAAATCCTGGACGAAGCGGTCCGGGACGGCTTTAGAAAGGACAACCCGGCCGATCACCCGGAAACCCGTGTTCTGCCAGCACCGAAACGCACAACCGCGGAGGGCGACAAGAGGAAGGCACGAGTTCTGGCGGAACTGCCATCCCTTCTTCAGGTGCTCGAAGCCAGTCCGCGGCGGCCAAGTTTGCTGCGGCTGATCCGGTTCAACCTCCTGACGCTGCGGGCGCCGCAGGAATGCCGCCTGGCACGGTGGGAACAGATCGATTTGCAGGCCAGGCTGTGGCGTTTCCCGAAGATGCAGGCCGAGGGCGGGGCGGTCGTCGAATTCGGCCTATTGGACGCTCACATCGCTATTCTGGAGGAGGCACGGCAGATTGCTAAGGGCGGCGGAACCGGTTGGGTGTTCTACAACCCTCAGAACATCGGCGCGCCCTACAAGGCCAATGCCTCATACAAGGCGATGCGCGACCTGGAGTTTGACATTCAAGTCCTGGACTTCAGGCGCGCCCACGAGTACCTCAATCGCACAGCCTCACACGAGCAATCCGATTTAGAGGCATGGTTGGCTTACCTGCAGTCTGCGCCGACCATTTCCAGCTGAGTCAGGTGAGCATTTTCTTCCCCCGCGGCCGGTCCTGGCCGGAAACGGTGACGGGGTATTCATAGCAGATTTGCGGAACTTTTTTGCTGCGGAGCTTGAATGCGCGTCGAGCCCCCCTTATTTTCACTTCTGCCCTTACGGCATTTGATTTGCACATCCGTCGCAAGACGGCCAATCAAACCGCCATCGCGCGATTCTCCCGCGATGCAACAAGGGCGATATCATGAACCGCTATTTCCGTGCATGCTGTGAAGAGCCCTGTTCCGGTGCCCTGATACGTGTGGCTGCTGTCCGCCGTCCTGGCGGGGCGCGGCCGAGCTGATCAGCCCGTAGAGCTTCCCTGCTCCCTGATAGCTCGCATTGCGACCCGCCAGGTTTTCGTCAAGAAAATCAGGAGTTGCCAATGAGCACCATCCATGAACTCAAGTCCGTTTCGCGGGCCCAGCAATCCGCTGCCAAATCGGCCGCGCCCCGTGCGGCCAGGGTGACCGATGCACAGCTGAAGCAGGCTTTGCGCAATGCGCACGCCGCCGGCTTGACTATTTACGCTTTCACCATCGAGGGTGGCACCATCCGTGTGCAGACCCGTCCGGAAGCGTCCGCCGACGCCATTCACCAAACTGACGCGGAGGCTTGGTTCGATGCCCGCACCTAAGCGTAAACCTCAGTTCCGCATGAGCCCCTGCAAAGGTGTCCACCGCGTACGAAAGACGCTGGCAGATGGCTCCTACGCAGAATACCACTATGCTTGGCGTGGTGGTCCGTTGTTCTGGAGTCATGAAAGTACCTGCCGGCGCGATGGAATCGAATACATCGAAGCCTGGCAAAGGGCCTGCCAGGCCAAGCGCGATGTCCGGGGGCGTTTTCAGGAAATCATCAACGAGTTCACCGGCTCCTCCGAATTCACCCGCCTTGCGCCGCGGACCCGCCGAGATCACTTGCACAACATTTCCCGCAGTGGCGGGATCGAGGCCGAATTCGGCGCTGCGCCAATCATGGCGTTCGAAAGCGCCCGGATCCGGCGGGAGGTCATGCGCTGGCGCGATAAGAACTCGGACGGGGTGGGCAACAACATGATGGCGACGATCCAGCGGATCGTTTCCTTTGCCTATGACCGCGGGCTCTTGCAGAACCATCACCTCTTGAAGGTGAAAAAGCGAAAGCGGCGCAGCCACGCGCACATCATCTGGACACAGGAGGAAATCGATTATTTCGTCGAGAAAGCTCCCGCCTATGTCGGCCGGATCCTGATCGCGGCGGTGGAGACTGGCTTCCGGCCCGGAGACCTTCAGGCGTTTAAAAAATCGGATATCGAGCACCAGAGAAACGGCAACGCCCGTGCGATGATCCTCACCAGAAAAAGCGGCAGGACCAGCTACGCTACCGTTCCGGTAACCCCTAGGCTGCAAGCGCTGATCGACGAACTCCCAACCGATCAGGAGCACATCATCGTGGGCGCACGCGGAGAGCCAATTCAGGCAACGAACGTCATGGGGCGGAATATCTCTCAGTGGCGTGACAAACTGGGGATCCGTAGGGAACTGAGGCTATATGATGCCCGGGGCACTGCGGTGACTAGGCTCGTCCGGGCCGGTTGCAGTATCGGGGAACTGGCCGCGCATATGGGATGGAAAATTCAGCACGCAGCAAACATGCTGGACATCTATGCGGCCTTGGATCCCGATATGACGGACGGCATCCTCGACAAAGTGAAAAGGCAGCAGCGCTTGACCCATGACGAGGAGGGCGGCGAAAGTTGAACATGCGGCCGCGGCGCTGCGTTTGCGAGGGGGCCATTCACTGAAAAAACTTTGCGCACTGCCAGGGCAGCAGAACAACTCTTCTTCACTAAGGTCAAGCGCAGTCATGAAACCAGCCCGGGAAACAAGGCGACTTGCCTCTGAGGATCAGCGCAAACTCTCGCTTCCTCCTTCAAGCGTGAAACTCTCGCAAGAACGGCCGGACCTCGGACCGGCCGTTCTTGCGGATTGCGGCGAATGCCCCGACAGAGCCCATTGCGGAAGCGCCAAGTTTGTTCTGCGCGCGCAGGCAGCACGCAAACCTGCTGCGTCGCTGCGAAACCATTGCTGCATTGCAGAGGGGAATGCAGTCACTCAGGCAGCTTGCAGCAAGTCTGAAGCGCCACCATATGGATTGAGCTGTTTATTGAACTTCTGATAGCCATTCGCCACCTTGGTCACGGCCAACCGCGATGCAGGTGCGGTTGGCTTCGTGTCACAAGGCTATCGACGATCGTGTGGTCCACCCGATACGGTTTTCCCGGCCGGGAAGACCGTTCTTCTTGTGCTGGTCTATTGCTGCTACGCGGCGTCCAGTTCCTGCGCTGGCCCGAAAAACTCGTAGAAGATACGGTTCTCGTCGACGCCGGCCGCCCTTAAGCCGTTCACAGCCATCACCATGAATCCCTTTGGACCGCATATGTAGTAATCAGCCTGATCTGTATTGGTGTTTCGGGCCAGCCACTCCGGAGTGATGCGGCCTTCCACATCGAAGTTCGCTTCTACCCGGTCTTCGGAACTGGGATCCTCAAAAAATGTGACACACCGGCGGGACAGGGATTGTGCGATATCAGGCAGGACGTGATGCCTGCTGTTTTGCGTGGCATGCAGGTAGGTCGCAGATCGATTGTTTGCGGCCAGAACCTCAAGCATTGAAATCATCGGCGTCAGCCCGACACCGGCCGACAACAGGACAACCTCAGCCTCCTGGCCGCTTTTCAGGAAAAACTCTCCAGCCGGTGCAGCAACATTGACCATAGTGCCTTCGACTGCCTGCTCATGCAGCCAGGTGCTGGCCAGGCCGCCTTTCTGATGCTTGACCGTGATCCGGTAGAACTCGTTCGATGGCCCCGAGGAAATCGAATAATTGCGGCGCAGCTTGCCTGCTCCGGGCACCTCAAAATCGAAAGACAGATATTGCCCCGGCTTGTGCTTCAGCACGGGCTTACCGTCGACGGGTTTCAGGATGAATGACATCACGTCAGCACTCTCCTGGGTCCGCCTGTCGATCCGGAATTCCCGCCAGCCGCGCCAACCGCCCTCGGCCGCGGCGGTGTCCTGGTAAAGCTGTTCTTCTCGGCCAATCAGGATATTGGCCAGGAACCAATAGGCTTCGCCCCAGGCGCGGATCACCTCTTCGGTCGCCGCATCTTTAAGAACTGCCTTGATCGCGCCCAACAGGGCGCTGGCGACATGATCATAATGGCGGGGTTCGATTTGCAGGCTCACATGCTTGTTTGCAATACGCTCCACCGCTGCGGCCATCGCCTGGAGGTTTTCGATGTTCTGGGCATAGGCCAGAATCGCGTTGGTCAATGCTGCGTGCTGCGGGGAGTCGCCGTTCTGGTGCGACTGGTTGAACAGTGTGCGGATTTCCGGATCGGCCAGCAGCCTGTCGTACATTTCTGCTACGATCTCGCGCCCATGCTGCGACAGAGCCGGAACAGTCGCCTTTACGGTGTCGATAGTGGTTTGGCTGAGTGGCTGTGTCATTGCACGCTCCTGATTTGTCGTACGGCAGACCTGCGGCCTGCATCGCGAGTTTCACCGCCTGAAACATTCAGGCTGGATGCATGTATGACTGCAGGATTGAAAGATGCAACCCAAATGAATATTAAAAGCGTGATCGGAGCCCGCATGAAGCTGAACCTGACAACAGATTACGCGTTGAGAATTCTTATTTTTCTGGCGTCCAAACCCGAAGAGCTGCACTCGATTGAGACATTGAGCCGCATCTACCGTCTGCCGCACAGCTCT is a window encoding:
- a CDS encoding tyrosine-type recombinase/integrase, producing MPAPKRKPQFRMSPCKGVHRVRKTLADGSYAEYHYAWRGGPLFWSHESTCRRDGIEYIEAWQRACQAKRDVRGRFQEIINEFTGSSEFTRLAPRTRRDHLHNISRSGGIEAEFGAAPIMAFESARIRREVMRWRDKNSDGVGNNMMATIQRIVSFAYDRGLLQNHHLLKVKKRKRRSHAHIIWTQEEIDYFVEKAPAYVGRILIAAVETGFRPGDLQAFKKSDIEHQRNGNARAMILTRKSGRTSYATVPVTPRLQALIDELPTDQEHIIVGARGEPIQATNVMGRNISQWRDKLGIRRELRLYDARGTAVTRLVRAGCSIGELAAHMGWKIQHAANMLDIYAALDPDMTDGILDKVKRQQRLTHDEEGGES
- the hmpA gene encoding NO-inducible flavohemoprotein, with amino-acid sequence MTQPLSQTTIDTVKATVPALSQHGREIVAEMYDRLLADPEIRTLFNQSHQNGDSPQHAALTNAILAYAQNIENLQAMAAAVERIANKHVSLQIEPRHYDHVASALLGAIKAVLKDAATEEVIRAWGEAYWFLANILIGREEQLYQDTAAAEGGWRGWREFRIDRRTQESADVMSFILKPVDGKPVLKHKPGQYLSFDFEVPGAGKLRRNYSISSGPSNEFYRITVKHQKGGLASTWLHEQAVEGTMVNVAAPAGEFFLKSGQEAEVVLLSAGVGLTPMISMLEVLAANNRSATYLHATQNSRHHVLPDIAQSLSRRCVTFFEDPSSEDRVEANFDVEGRITPEWLARNTNTDQADYYICGPKGFMVMAVNGLRAAGVDENRIFYEFFGPAQELDAA
- a CDS encoding tyrosine-type recombinase/integrase; protein product: MKSPDRPKKLSLAFVRNVATPGRYYDRDGLILVVSAGGAKRWVQRLTIGGRRRDIGLGSAYRITPAAARRIAAKNRLLARAGEHPLAAPAVSRGSQEARPQTLARFVLNRFRRRKAEEKGAKAAREEYGLMRNHIHPIIGRRPVADLTSAEIRDALEKVRKVNPNVAKAARTRLIEILDEAVRDGFRKDNPADHPETRVLPAPKRTTAEGDKRKARVLAELPSLLQVLEASPRRPSLLRLIRFNLLTLRAPQECRLARWEQIDLQARLWRFPKMQAEGGAVVEFGLLDAHIAILEEARQIAKGGGTGWVFYNPQNIGAPYKANASYKAMRDLEFDIQVLDFRRAHEYLNRTASHEQSDLEAWLAYLQSAPTISS